In candidate division KSB1 bacterium, one DNA window encodes the following:
- a CDS encoding sodium:solute symporter yields the protein MGFSTIDYALLLVYLAAVACFGIWAGRRQRDVRDYFLGGRSIPWPAVCFSVVAAETSTLTFISIPGLAYMTNLSFLQVTFGYLIGRVVVSLVLLPAYARGEVSTAYAFLEARFGAKTRRFASLVFLFTRLAADGVRLFATAIPLKFILKVDYPVAIAILAAVAFAYTFAGGVRSVIWIDTVQMFIYIGGALATAAIIVGHSKGTLGELFYALLSQGKLHIFDLGFGKGFLQKAYTLPAGLIGGALLSMASHGTDQLIVQRILTTKSLADGRKALVGTGVLVIAQFALFLLVGALLYAHYAGASLATLGLTRSDEVFPYFIVQGLPSGVAGLVIAGLLAAALSTLAGSMSSMASSVVFDLWRPAEVSARTRGGVRAGRVATAGAALMLVLSALLFMSSTRAVVETALSIASFTYGGLLGTFLLGLLVRDATQEDALAGFVAGILVMVTVISLKLVAWTWYTMIGVLTTLALGKLLTWLKGEKTIQQPPTKGTSQGTMSA from the coding sequence ATGGGCTTTTCCACCATCGATTACGCGCTGCTTCTTGTGTACCTCGCCGCCGTCGCCTGCTTCGGGATCTGGGCGGGGCGCAGACAACGGGATGTACGCGACTACTTTCTCGGCGGCCGCAGCATCCCCTGGCCGGCGGTCTGTTTTTCGGTTGTGGCCGCGGAGACCAGCACCCTCACCTTCATCAGCATACCGGGCCTGGCCTATATGACCAACCTCTCTTTCCTCCAGGTCACCTTCGGGTACCTGATTGGGCGGGTCGTGGTGAGCCTCGTGCTTCTTCCCGCCTATGCCCGCGGCGAAGTGAGCACGGCGTACGCCTTTCTGGAGGCACGATTCGGGGCCAAGACGCGCCGCTTTGCCTCGCTGGTCTTTCTCTTCACCAGGTTGGCCGCCGATGGGGTACGGCTTTTCGCCACAGCCATCCCTCTCAAGTTTATTTTGAAGGTGGACTATCCGGTGGCCATTGCAATTCTTGCGGCAGTGGCCTTCGCCTACACATTCGCGGGCGGCGTGCGCAGCGTGATCTGGATCGACACCGTGCAGATGTTCATCTACATAGGTGGAGCGCTAGCTACCGCCGCTATCATCGTGGGCCACAGCAAGGGAACCTTGGGCGAACTGTTCTATGCGCTTCTGTCCCAGGGTAAGCTCCACATCTTCGACCTTGGATTCGGCAAGGGGTTCCTCCAGAAGGCATATACACTGCCCGCCGGTCTAATCGGCGGGGCACTCCTCTCGATGGCCTCGCACGGCACCGACCAGCTGATCGTGCAACGCATCCTCACCACCAAGTCCCTTGCTGATGGGCGGAAGGCTTTGGTGGGCACAGGCGTGCTGGTCATTGCGCAGTTTGCGCTCTTCCTCCTCGTGGGCGCCCTGCTTTACGCGCACTATGCAGGGGCAAGTCTGGCGACATTGGGCCTCACGCGCTCGGACGAGGTATTCCCATACTTCATCGTGCAAGGCTTACCCAGCGGGGTTGCTGGACTCGTGATCGCTGGGCTGCTCGCAGCGGCCCTGTCCACACTCGCCGGTTCTATGAGCTCCATGGCCTCCTCGGTCGTCTTTGACCTATGGCGGCCAGCAGAAGTCAGCGCCCGCACCAGAGGCGGGGTCCGCGCTGGGCGCGTGGCTACCGCAGGGGCGGCTCTCATGCTGGTGCTCTCGGCGCTCCTCTTCATGAGCTCCACACGCGCAGTGGTCGAAACTGCCTTGAGCATCGCCTCCTTCACCTATGGGGGCCTGCTCGGCACCTTCCTTTTGGGCCTACTAGTGCGCGACGCGACCCAGGAGGACGCCCTTGCGGGTTTTGTCGCCGGGATTCTGGTCATGGTCACGGTGATCTCGCTGAAGCTGGTTGCCTGGACCTGGTACACGATGATAGGCGTGCTGACCACACTGGCCCTAGGGAAACTTTTGACCTGGCTCAAAGGGGAGAAAACAATCCAGCAACCGCCGACCAAGGGAACTAGTCAAGGCACAATGTCCGCGTAG